In the Verrucomicrobiia bacterium genome, one interval contains:
- a CDS encoding zinc ribbon domain-containing protein: MPLYEYELCEGDCQICGGRFTLRRSASAPPVTHCPLCRKPVRKVLSQFSTPHKLKPLSISDAKKAGFTVYKRLGKGEYERQ, from the coding sequence ATGCCACTGTATGAATACGAGCTTTGTGAGGGCGACTGCCAGATTTGCGGCGGCCGCTTCACTTTGCGCCGTTCGGCCAGCGCGCCGCCGGTAACGCATTGTCCCCTCTGCCGCAAACCGGTGCGCAAGGTGCTGAGCCAGTTCAGCACGCCGCACAAGCTCAAGCCGTTGTCCATCAGCGACGCCAAAAAGGCTGGTTTCACCGTGTACAAGCGACTGGGGAAGGGCGAGTACGAGCGGCAGTGA
- a CDS encoding pyrimidine/purine nucleoside phosphorylase yields MSTFPIQFVGVTAVAKANIYFDGKVVSHTLIFPDGTRKTLGLIYPGKYRFNTEAPERMEIVAGQCTVQVNGQPAQTFTGGTNFHVPAKSSFEIEVKDGICEYVCTYLQ; encoded by the coding sequence ATGTCAACGTTTCCGATTCAGTTTGTCGGCGTGACCGCGGTGGCCAAAGCCAACATTTACTTTGATGGCAAGGTGGTCAGCCACACGTTGATTTTTCCGGATGGCACCCGCAAGACGCTGGGGTTGATTTACCCCGGCAAATACCGTTTTAACACCGAAGCGCCGGAGCGCATGGAGATTGTGGCCGGCCAATGCACCGTGCAGGTCAATGGTCAACCCGCCCAGACGTTCACGGGGGGCACCAATTTCCACGTGCCGGCAAAGTCCAGCTTTGAGATTGAGGTGAAGGACGGCATTTGCGAGTACGTCTGCACCTATCTGCAATAG
- a CDS encoding adenylate/guanylate cyclase domain-containing protein → MEAWLETAAGDRIPVQGPLSIGRASQNALSLPGDPRVSRRHALIHPQGAGEFWIVDLGSSNGVFINGRRLRQPVQLHDHDKIEIGSTTFTFLQSEAPLFPGDSPAPRTTNYVTLKDIKTEELWLLVADIVGFTPLSQSVPGDELARLVGRWICACKEAIEQQDGVINKYLGDGFLAYWPQAGVPPEKVRQTLETLRALQQQTREFSFRVVIHRGRITVDNAVSLGENSLIGPDVNYVFRMEKVASQLKELCLLSAPAAALLYPAAECRSVGRHPLHGFEGDFEFFAPPGPPPPA, encoded by the coding sequence ATGGAAGCATGGCTGGAAACTGCGGCGGGCGACCGCATTCCTGTGCAGGGACCACTCTCCATCGGGCGCGCCTCGCAAAACGCCCTTTCCCTGCCGGGAGACCCGCGGGTAAGCCGGCGCCATGCCCTCATCCATCCGCAGGGGGCGGGGGAATTTTGGATCGTGGATTTGGGGAGCTCCAACGGGGTTTTCATCAACGGCCGGCGGCTGCGGCAGCCGGTGCAACTGCACGATCACGACAAAATCGAAATTGGCTCCACCACCTTCACCTTCCTGCAATCCGAAGCGCCCCTGTTTCCGGGCGACAGTCCGGCACCCCGCACCACCAATTATGTGACCCTCAAGGACATCAAAACCGAGGAGTTGTGGCTGCTGGTGGCGGACATCGTGGGCTTTACCCCGCTGAGCCAAAGCGTGCCGGGCGACGAGCTGGCCAGACTGGTGGGGCGGTGGATATGCGCCTGCAAAGAGGCCATTGAGCAGCAGGATGGGGTGATCAACAAATACCTGGGCGATGGTTTTCTGGCTTACTGGCCGCAGGCCGGGGTGCCGCCGGAAAAAGTGCGGCAAACATTGGAAACCCTGCGCGCGCTCCAACAGCAGACCCGCGAATTTTCCTTCCGGGTCGTCATTCACCGGGGCCGGATCACGGTGGACAATGCCGTGTCCCTGGGCGAAAACAGTCTCATCGGCCCCGATGTGAACTATGTTTTCCGCATGGAGAAAGTGGCCAGTCAGCTCAAAGAACTGTGCCTTTTGAGCGCCCCGGCCGCCGCCTTGCTTTACCCGGCCGCCGAATGCCGCAGTGTGGGGCGGCATCCCCTGCATGGTTTTGAGGGAGACTTTGAATTTTTTGCGCCCCCCGGCCCGCCGCCCCCGGCTTGA
- the accB gene encoding acetyl-CoA carboxylase biotin carboxyl carrier protein — protein MAEQPLQKEVPVDLKDIKAIIDLMKKNSISEFELEKGQEFKIRLKRAAGGAAGSGAEEGGIPAYVPVVASQAPAAVGAVAPAPSAPVPAVNEVEIKSPMIGTFYRAPSPESAAYVEVGTEVNPDTVVCIIEPTPRTNEIKAEMRGVITAVLVDNAKPVEFGQPLFKVRPL, from the coding sequence TTGGCTGAGCAACCCCTGCAAAAGGAGGTTCCTGTGGACTTAAAAGACATCAAGGCCATCATAGACCTGATGAAAAAGAACTCGATTAGCGAGTTCGAGTTGGAAAAAGGGCAGGAGTTCAAAATCCGGCTCAAACGCGCCGCGGGCGGGGCTGCCGGCTCCGGCGCAGAGGAGGGGGGTATTCCGGCCTATGTGCCCGTGGTGGCCAGCCAGGCCCCTGCGGCGGTTGGTGCGGTGGCTCCCGCCCCGAGCGCGCCGGTACCCGCGGTCAACGAGGTGGAGATTAAGTCCCCGATGATTGGCACCTTCTATCGCGCCCCGTCGCCTGAGTCGGCTGCCTATGTGGAAGTGGGCACGGAGGTCAATCCCGACACCGTGGTTTGCATCATCGAACCCACCCCCCGCACCAACGAGATTAAGGCCGAGATGCGTGGGGTTATCACCGCCGTGTTGGTGGACAATGCCAAGCCGGTGGAGTTTGGCCAGCCGCTGTTCAAGGTTCGCCCCTTGTAA
- the aroQ gene encoding type II 3-dehydroquinate dehydratase, with protein sequence MKLLVLNGPNLNLLGTREPGIYGSQTLADVERMVREAAGRHGAEVDFRQSNHEGELVTWIQEARGEFDVILLNAGAYTHTSVALRDAIVAAGVPTIEVHLSNIHAREEFRHRSLIAPVCLGQISGFGANSYVLAVEAAVKVKVKP encoded by the coding sequence ATGAAACTGCTTGTCCTGAATGGGCCCAATTTGAATCTGCTGGGCACTCGTGAACCGGGGATTTATGGCAGCCAAACTTTGGCGGACGTCGAGCGCATGGTACGCGAGGCTGCCGGCCGGCATGGGGCGGAGGTGGATTTTAGGCAATCCAACCATGAGGGGGAGCTGGTCACCTGGATTCAGGAGGCGCGGGGGGAGTTCGACGTGATCCTCTTGAACGCCGGGGCCTATACCCATACCAGCGTGGCCCTGCGGGACGCCATTGTGGCCGCCGGAGTGCCCACCATCGAAGTGCATCTGTCAAACATTCACGCCCGGGAAGAATTCCGGCATCGCTCCCTAATTGCCCCGGTTTGTTTGGGGCAGATTAGCGGTTTTGGGGCCAATTCGTATGTTTTGGCTGTGGAAGCTGCCGTTAAGGTTAAAGTAAAGCCATGA